A window from Herbaspirillum sp. meg3 encodes these proteins:
- a CDS encoding SEL1-like repeat protein: protein MASREDLAIIRAARAGQAEAQLALGRRYLFGGNGLPQSFATALHWLDRAARQGTPDAWSLIGEHIPYDVVAQAPKPLDYVLWYERAFDAGLKTAGLAFARLVLSHKAQAEAQAMMGKAVKVLEAEAHAGTAEAQWLLAQQQAGEQIAGGVAQVVAGESPQQASDTAAQWAQKAADAGVGPAQLSLADAAWLRHDRKDFIRRALPLGRSLLGQFRADLPQLNAPSEALARHLGEGNIVLLSRLAQVLPEIEDLGVDEAQQLLELGAYADDKAAQLSLGLFFARMQEDGSRAFPGFGSANYKKAIRWLTQAGERGLAPAWFALSRIFLKPEFSQRNLADAQHYLERAAEMGHALAQLECGGSAWRNRRDDPANDVRAVYWLQKAAVQNNTDARDLLDKIADRPAPADWAVEARGHMTREFLSAYPFLAARLELAILFGLTRAEALLIDLKQADCGHCLVVDIREYYARSKRRLILIETGDERQVLNRIGRLFEDVDCSLSGPEGNYRQRMYRLKTALPQVADEREEEGDLAEES from the coding sequence ATGGCGAGTCGGGAAGATTTGGCAATTATTCGGGCGGCGCGGGCCGGACAGGCTGAGGCGCAGTTGGCCTTGGGGCGACGCTATCTGTTTGGCGGTAATGGTTTGCCGCAAAGTTTTGCAACGGCACTGCATTGGCTGGATCGTGCGGCGCGTCAGGGTACGCCTGATGCCTGGTCTTTGATTGGTGAGCATATTCCCTATGACGTGGTGGCCCAGGCGCCGAAGCCGCTTGATTACGTGCTTTGGTATGAGCGTGCTTTTGATGCAGGCCTGAAGACGGCCGGCTTGGCGTTTGCACGCCTAGTGCTGTCGCATAAAGCGCAGGCCGAGGCGCAAGCCATGATGGGCAAAGCAGTTAAGGTGCTGGAAGCGGAGGCTCATGCCGGTACCGCGGAAGCGCAATGGTTGCTGGCACAGCAACAAGCGGGCGAGCAGATTGCCGGTGGCGTGGCGCAGGTAGTTGCCGGCGAGAGTCCGCAACAGGCAAGCGATACAGCTGCCCAATGGGCGCAAAAAGCCGCAGACGCCGGCGTAGGCCCCGCACAATTGTCTTTGGCCGACGCCGCATGGCTTCGTCATGATCGAAAAGACTTCATTCGGCGGGCGTTGCCGCTGGGCCGTTCACTGTTGGGGCAATTCCGTGCCGATCTGCCGCAATTGAATGCACCATCGGAGGCGCTCGCACGGCACCTTGGCGAGGGTAATATCGTTTTGCTGTCTCGTTTGGCACAGGTGTTGCCGGAAATTGAAGATTTGGGTGTCGATGAAGCGCAGCAACTTCTGGAGCTGGGTGCTTATGCTGACGACAAGGCGGCGCAGTTGTCGCTGGGCTTGTTCTTCGCGCGTATGCAGGAAGATGGCAGCCGCGCGTTTCCCGGTTTCGGTTCTGCTAATTACAAGAAGGCGATACGCTGGCTTACCCAGGCTGGTGAGCGAGGTTTGGCTCCGGCATGGTTTGCCTTGTCGCGGATTTTTCTGAAGCCCGAGTTTTCTCAGCGCAACCTGGCTGATGCGCAGCACTATCTGGAGCGTGCTGCCGAAATGGGGCATGCCCTTGCGCAACTGGAATGCGGTGGCAGTGCCTGGCGCAATCGCCGCGACGATCCGGCCAATGATGTGCGCGCTGTGTATTGGCTGCAGAAGGCGGCGGTTCAGAACAACACGGACGCTCGTGATCTGCTTGATAAAATCGCCGATCGTCCTGCGCCGGCTGACTGGGCGGTCGAGGCCCGGGGTCATATGACACGCGAGTTCTTGAGCGCCTATCCTTTCCTTGCAGCGCGGCTGGAGTTGGCGATTCTGTTTGGCCTGACACGGGCGGAGGCTTTGCTGATTGATTTGAAGCAGGCCGATTGCGGTCATTGTCTGGTGGTCGATATCCGTGAGTACTACGCACGCAGCAAGCGGCGCCTCATATTAATAGAGACCGGTGACGAGCGGCAGGTGCTTAACCGCATCGGGCGTTTGTTTGAAGATGTCGATTGCAGCCTGAGCGGCCCGGAGGGAAATTATCGCCAGCGCATGTATCGGCTCAAGACCGCGTTGCCCCAAGTCGCAGATGAACGAGAAGAAGAAGGCGATTTGGCCGAGGAATCTTAA
- the dapF gene encoding diaminopimelate epimerase, whose amino-acid sequence MKIKFTKMHGAGNDFVVVDAIHQNIDLTPEQWKFIADRRFGIGADQMLVVEKTQSPGIDFRYRIYNADGGEVEQCGNGARAFARFVSDKGLTTKRAIRVETMSGVIEPTLEDDGRVTVDMGAPILVPEQVPFDATGLTSKTEGDDTLWPLEVNGNTTWISVVSMGNPHAVQIVTDTEAAPVLRDGPVIEHHQRFPKRVNAGFMQVVDRHNVNLRVFERGAGETLACGTGACAAVVAGIRRGLLDAPVAVQTHGGELVINWAGSGMPVMMTGPAVSVFEGEIDI is encoded by the coding sequence ATGAAAATCAAATTCACCAAAATGCACGGCGCGGGCAACGATTTTGTTGTCGTCGACGCCATCCACCAGAACATTGATCTGACACCGGAACAATGGAAGTTCATCGCGGATCGCCGTTTTGGCATCGGCGCGGATCAAATGCTGGTGGTAGAAAAAACGCAATCTCCAGGGATTGATTTTCGCTATCGGATTTACAACGCCGATGGCGGCGAAGTCGAACAATGCGGCAACGGTGCGCGTGCCTTTGCACGCTTCGTCAGTGACAAAGGGTTGACCACCAAGCGGGCTATCCGTGTGGAAACCATGTCCGGCGTGATTGAGCCGACACTGGAAGATGATGGCCGTGTGACTGTCGACATGGGGGCGCCGATATTGGTGCCGGAGCAAGTACCGTTCGATGCCACTGGCCTCACAAGCAAGACTGAGGGCGATGATACGCTTTGGCCGTTAGAGGTAAATGGCAACACGACATGGATTTCCGTCGTGTCGATGGGCAACCCGCATGCGGTTCAGATTGTGACGGATACCGAAGCAGCACCGGTTCTGCGCGACGGCCCGGTAATCGAACATCATCAGCGTTTTCCAAAGCGCGTCAATGCCGGCTTCATGCAAGTCGTGGATCGCCACAACGTCAATTTGCGCGTTTTTGAGCGCGGCGCAGGCGAAACCCTGGCTTGCGGCACCGGCGCCTGCGCGGCAGTGGTCGCGGGCATCCGACGCGGGCTGCTGGATGCGCCTGTTGCCGTACAGACGCATGGCGGTGAACTGGTGATCAACTGGGCCGGATCAGGCATGCCAGTGATGATGACAGGCCCCGCAGTATCAGTATTTGAAGGCGAGATCGACATCTGA
- a CDS encoding lipid A biosynthesis acyltransferase, protein MRALIALMWLLHWLPLPILGRLGEGLGSLLFIIMKPRRHITLTNLRLCFPEKTEAERETIAKQHFQAYARSALERGILWWASEKRLKRLIKIDSGVPVDVIKSGPTILLCPHFVCLEIPGIALVLNSDLSICTIYAKQQNKIVDQALLQGRSRFRPVTLLSREKGVKPIIRAMRDGLPFIMLPDMDFGLRDAEFVPFFGRPAATLTATARIAAATHANVIPMITTFLPNYKGWKTTFYPAWENYPGEDIVEATRKMNAFIEQRVLEAPAEYFWAHKRFKTQPEGLTNVYGQDG, encoded by the coding sequence ATGAGGGCGCTGATTGCACTGATGTGGCTGCTGCACTGGCTGCCGCTGCCGATCCTTGGCCGTCTGGGCGAGGGTCTTGGCTCTTTGTTGTTCATCATCATGAAGCCGCGCCGTCACATCACGCTGACGAATCTGCGCCTGTGCTTTCCTGAAAAGACCGAGGCTGAGCGCGAGACGATTGCAAAACAGCATTTTCAAGCCTACGCCCGAAGCGCGCTGGAACGCGGAATTCTGTGGTGGGCGTCCGAAAAACGCCTGAAACGACTGATCAAGATCGACTCCGGCGTACCCGTCGACGTCATTAAATCCGGTCCCACCATTTTGCTGTGCCCGCATTTTGTCTGTCTTGAGATTCCCGGCATCGCGCTGGTGCTGAATTCGGACTTGTCCATCTGCACTATTTATGCAAAACAACAAAACAAAATCGTTGACCAGGCGTTGTTGCAAGGCCGTTCGCGCTTTCGCCCGGTGACGTTGCTGTCCCGCGAGAAAGGCGTCAAACCGATCATCCGCGCCATGCGCGACGGCTTGCCTTTTATCATGCTGCCGGATATGGACTTCGGCCTGCGCGACGCCGAGTTTGTGCCCTTCTTCGGCAGGCCGGCTGCGACGCTGACGGCTACCGCACGTATTGCCGCCGCGACTCATGCCAATGTCATACCGATGATTACGACCTTCCTGCCAAATTACAAAGGCTGGAAAACCACCTTCTACCCAGCCTGGGAGAACTACCCGGGTGAGGACATCGTGGAAGCTACGCGAAAAATGAACGCCTTCATCGAGCAGCGCGTACTGGAAGCGCCGGCAGAATATTTTTGGGCGCATAAGCGCTTTAAAACTCAGCCCGAAGGCCTAACTAATGTATACGGCCAAGATGGCTAA
- a CDS encoding lysophospholipid acyltransferase family protein, which yields MLFSLFRLLSLLPLPVLHLIGIAMGWLVYLASPSYRRRLKENLTRAGYRQHLFTAINESGKGIFELPFVWCASPKRVLRTARIENWELAQQALDAKTGVVFLTPHLGCFEIIAQAIAEQTSLTALYRPPRKAALKPLIEGARSRPNLHLAPANLSGVRTLLKALKAGKAIGLLPDQVPQHGEGVWADFFGKPAYTMTLSAKMHQMSGAPIILSYAERLSWGRGFVIRFVAFEEALGNTPEQQARAINRAMEKLISRCPSQYIWSYNRYKTPPGVSAHGATE from the coding sequence ATGCTTTTTTCTTTATTCCGCCTGCTATCCCTGCTCCCGCTGCCCGTTCTGCACCTGATCGGGATCGCGATGGGCTGGCTCGTTTACCTGGCGTCACCGTCCTATCGGAGACGCCTGAAAGAGAATCTGACGCGCGCCGGCTATCGGCAACATTTATTTACCGCAATTAACGAGTCCGGCAAAGGGATCTTCGAATTGCCGTTTGTCTGGTGCGCCTCACCGAAACGCGTCTTGCGCACTGCCCGCATCGAAAACTGGGAACTGGCGCAACAGGCGCTGGACGCCAAAACCGGTGTTGTTTTTTTAACGCCGCACCTTGGTTGTTTTGAAATCATCGCACAAGCCATTGCCGAGCAGACATCGCTGACTGCCTTATATCGCCCTCCGCGCAAGGCAGCATTGAAGCCATTGATCGAAGGTGCGCGCTCGCGCCCGAATCTGCATCTGGCACCAGCGAATCTCTCGGGCGTCCGCACTCTGCTCAAAGCATTGAAGGCCGGCAAAGCCATCGGACTGCTGCCAGACCAAGTGCCTCAGCACGGCGAAGGAGTCTGGGCAGATTTCTTCGGCAAACCCGCCTACACCATGACGCTGTCGGCAAAAATGCATCAGATGAGCGGCGCGCCCATCATTCTGTCTTATGCCGAACGCTTGTCGTGGGGCCGCGGCTTCGTGATTCGCTTCGTCGCCTTCGAAGAAGCGCTCGGCAACACTCCGGAGCAGCAAGCTCGCGCCATTAATCGCGCCATGGAAAAGCTGATCTCGCGCTGCCCTTCTCAATATATATGGAGCTACAACCGCTATAAGACGCCTCCCGGCGTCAGCGCACATGGGGCAACGGAATGA
- the metK gene encoding methionine adenosyltransferase: MSNEYLFTSESVSEGHPDKVADQISDAILDAIFAQDPLSRVAAETLCNTGLVVLAGEITTRANVDYIDVARETIKRIGYDNADYGIDYKSCAVLVAYDKQSPDIAQGVDEGKGLDLDQGAGDQGLMFGYACDETPELMPAAIYYAHRIVERQSQLRKDGRLPWLRPDAKSQVTLKYVDGRPVAIDTIVLSTQHAPEMEHKAIEEAAIEEIIRPVVPAEWLKNTRYLINPTGRFVIGGPQGDCGLTGRKIIVDTYGGAAPHGGGAFSGKDPSKVDRSAAYAGRYVAKNIVAAGLASRCQIQVSYAIGIAKPTSVMVTTFGTGKISDEKLAQLVLEHFDLRPKGIVQMLDLLRPIYQKTAAYGHFGREEPEFSWERTDKAAALKAAAGL, encoded by the coding sequence ATGTCCAACGAATATCTCTTCACTTCCGAATCTGTCTCGGAAGGTCACCCAGACAAAGTAGCCGACCAGATTTCCGATGCGATTCTGGATGCCATCTTTGCACAAGATCCACTGTCCCGCGTAGCCGCCGAAACCCTGTGTAACACAGGTCTGGTTGTACTCGCCGGTGAAATCACCACACGCGCCAATGTCGATTACATCGACGTCGCCCGTGAAACCATCAAGCGCATCGGTTACGACAACGCCGACTACGGTATCGACTACAAGAGCTGCGCCGTGCTGGTTGCTTACGACAAGCAATCGCCGGACATCGCTCAAGGCGTTGACGAAGGCAAGGGGCTCGACCTCGATCAAGGCGCCGGCGACCAAGGTTTGATGTTTGGCTACGCTTGCGACGAAACACCTGAGTTGATGCCTGCTGCCATTTACTACGCACACCGTATTGTCGAGCGTCAATCTCAATTGCGCAAAGACGGTCGTCTGCCATGGCTGCGTCCGGATGCAAAGTCGCAAGTGACATTGAAGTATGTCGACGGTCGTCCAGTTGCCATCGACACCATCGTGTTGTCGACACAGCATGCGCCTGAAATGGAACACAAGGCCATCGAAGAAGCGGCAATCGAAGAAATCATTCGTCCGGTCGTGCCGGCTGAATGGCTGAAGAACACCCGTTACCTGATCAACCCGACTGGTCGTTTTGTTATCGGTGGTCCACAAGGTGATTGCGGCCTGACCGGTCGCAAGATCATCGTCGACACCTACGGCGGCGCAGCTCCGCACGGTGGCGGCGCGTTCTCCGGCAAGGATCCATCCAAGGTTGACCGCTCAGCAGCTTATGCCGGTCGTTATGTTGCCAAGAACATCGTGGCTGCCGGCCTGGCGTCGCGTTGCCAGATCCAGGTGTCGTACGCCATCGGTATCGCCAAGCCGACTTCGGTCATGGTCACCACTTTCGGTACAGGCAAGATCAGTGACGAAAAGCTGGCGCAACTGGTGCTGGAACATTTTGACCTGCGTCCGAAGGGCATCGTGCAAATGCTGGATCTGCTGCGTCCTATCTATCAGAAGACCGCTGCTTACGGCCACTTCGGCCGCGAAGAGCCGGAGTTCTCGTGGGAACGTACCGACAAGGCTGCTGCACTGAAGGCCGCCGCCGGTCTGTAA
- the ahcY gene encoding adenosylhomocysteinase: MTTNSTQDYVIADISLAQWGHKEIKIAETEMPGLMAIREEFAAAQPLKGARITGSIHMTIQTAVLIQTLEALGAKVRWASCNIYSTQDHAAAAIADKGTPVFAFKGESLDDYWEFTHRIFEWQGGENEQANMILDDGGDATLLLHLGTRAEKDASVLNNPTSEEEICLFNSIKKKLATSPNWYSTRLAQIKGVTEETTTGVHRLYQMFKDGKLAFPAINVNDSVTKSKFDNLYGCRESLVDGIKRATDVMIAGKVAVIAGYGDVGKGSAQAMRALSAQVWVTEIDPICALQAAMEGYRVVTMDYAAEHGDIFVTCTGNYHVITHDHMKKMKDQAIVCNIGHFDNEIEVAALKQYTWENIKPQVDHIIFPDGKRIILLAEGRLVNLGCGTGHPSYVMSSSFANQTIAQIELFVNTKNYPVGVYTLPKHLDEKVARLQLKKLNAQLSTLTAEQAAYIGVKSDGPYKPDHYRY; encoded by the coding sequence ATGACTACCAATTCCACTCAAGACTATGTGATCGCTGATATCAGCCTGGCGCAATGGGGCCATAAAGAGATCAAGATTGCAGAAACCGAAATGCCCGGCCTGATGGCCATTCGTGAAGAATTTGCTGCTGCACAGCCCCTGAAGGGCGCGCGCATCACTGGTTCCATCCACATGACCATCCAGACCGCTGTGCTGATCCAGACACTGGAAGCACTGGGTGCCAAAGTACGTTGGGCATCTTGCAACATCTACTCGACACAAGATCACGCTGCCGCGGCAATCGCCGACAAGGGCACGCCTGTGTTCGCGTTCAAGGGCGAGTCGCTGGACGACTACTGGGAATTCACACACCGCATTTTTGAATGGCAAGGCGGCGAAAACGAACAAGCCAACATGATTCTGGACGATGGCGGCGACGCAACCCTGCTGCTGCATCTGGGTACACGTGCTGAAAAAGACGCATCGGTGCTGAACAACCCGACTTCGGAAGAAGAAATCTGCCTGTTCAACTCCATCAAGAAAAAGCTGGCGACTTCGCCGAACTGGTATTCCACGCGTCTGGCGCAAATCAAGGGTGTGACCGAAGAAACCACCACCGGTGTGCATCGTCTGTATCAGATGTTCAAGGACGGCAAGTTGGCCTTCCCTGCAATCAACGTCAACGACTCCGTTACCAAGTCCAAGTTCGACAACTTGTACGGCTGCCGCGAATCGCTGGTCGACGGTATCAAGCGCGCGACGGACGTCATGATCGCCGGCAAGGTTGCCGTCATCGCCGGTTACGGTGACGTCGGCAAGGGCTCGGCACAAGCGATGCGCGCGTTGTCGGCACAAGTCTGGGTCACTGAAATCGATCCGATCTGCGCACTGCAAGCCGCAATGGAAGGCTATCGCGTTGTGACCATGGATTACGCTGCTGAACACGGCGATATTTTCGTGACATGTACCGGCAACTACCATGTGATCACGCACGACCACATGAAGAAGATGAAAGACCAGGCGATCGTCTGCAACATCGGTCACTTCGACAACGAAATCGAAGTCGCCGCACTGAAGCAATACACCTGGGAAAACATCAAGCCGCAAGTCGATCACATCATCTTCCCTGACGGCAAGCGCATCATCCTGCTGGCGGAAGGCCGCCTGGTCAACCTCGGCTGCGGTACCGGCCATCCGTCCTACGTGATGAGCTCGTCCTTCGCCAACCAGACCATCGCTCAGATCGAATTGTTCGTGAACACCAAGAACTACCCGGTCGGTGTCTACACGCTGCCTAAGCATCTGGACGAGAAGGTTGCACGTCTGCAGCTGAAGAAACTCAATGCACAATTGAGCACACTGACTGCTGAACAAGCTGCGTATATCGGCGTGAAGTCGGACGGCCCTTACAAGCCTGATCACTACCGTTATTAA